One Alnus glutinosa chromosome 3, dhAlnGlut1.1, whole genome shotgun sequence genomic region harbors:
- the LOC133863996 gene encoding putative hydrolase C777.06c isoform X2, whose protein sequence is MVLFLGTIRPSPSLSCFAHFRRQISLKSSAISVSRNGFSPFRRFFRASLQSDSATEVAGLQLPADQSEIIFLGTGTSEGIPRVSCLTNPLKTCPVCSKAVEPGNKNKRLNTSILIRYPRASGTCNILIDAGKFFYHSALRWFPAFGIRAIDAVIITHSHADAIGGLDDLRDWTNNVQPSIPIYVPQRDFEVMKKTHYYLVDTSVVLPGAAVSEVQFNIIHEEPFVVHDLQFTPLPVWHGTGYRSLGFRFGNICYISDVSEIPEETYPLLKDCEILDALRPDRSSSTHFGLPRSLEEVRKIRPKRTLFTGMMHLMDHEKVNDYLLKLMETEGLDVQLSYDGLRLPVML, encoded by the exons ATGGTTCTATTTCTGGGCACAATTCGCCCTTCCCCTTCTCTATCCTGTTTTGCCCATTTCAGACGCCAAATCTCACTTAAAAGCTCTGCAATTTCAGTTTCCAGAAATGGGTTCTCTCCCTTTAGACGATTTTTTCGGGCTTCTCTTCAATCTG ATTCTGCAACTGAGGTTGCTGGATTGCAGTTACCTGCTGACCAATCTGAAATCATATTTTTGGGGACGGGAACTAGTGAAGGGATTCCACGTGTGAGCTGCCTTACAAATCCTTTAAAGACATGTCCG GTATGCTCAAAAGCTGTGGAACCgggtaataaaaataaaagacttaacACAAGCATCCTTATTCGTTATCCTAGGGCCTCTGGAACATGTAACATTCTCATAGATGCTGGAAA GTTTTTTTATCACAGTGCTCTTCGATGGTTTCCTGCCTTTGG GATAAGAGCGATTGATGCAGTTATTATTACTCATTCTCATGCTGATGCAATTGGAG GTCTTGACGATCTCCGTGATTGGACGAACAATGTCCAGCCCAGCATTCCAATTTATGTGCCCCAGCGTGATTTTGAG GTGATGAAGAAGACACATTATTACTTGGTGGATACAAGTGTCGTTTTACCTGGTGCTGCAGTCTCAGAAGTGCAATTCAATATCATACATGAGGAGCCATTTGTTGTACATGATTTGCAG TTTACCCCTTTACCAGTATGGCATGGAACTGGTTATCGTTCGCTTGGATTTCGTTTTGGTAATATATGTTACATTAG TGATGTTAGTGAGATACCTGAAGAAACTTATCCACTTCTGAAGGACTGTGAAATCCTG GACGCTTTGAGGCCGGATCGGTCTTCTTCAACACATTTTGGACTTCCTAGG TCTCTGGAGGAGGTACGGAAAATCCGACCAAAGAGAACACTTTTTACCG GTATGATGCATCTGATGGATCATGAAAAAGTGAATGATTATCTTTTGAAACTGATGGAGACAGAGGGTCTTGATGTACAACTGAGCTATGATGGACTTCGCCTACCAGTAATGCTCTAG
- the LOC133863996 gene encoding putative hydrolase C777.06c isoform X1 — MVLFLGTIRPSPSLSCFAHFRRQISLKSSAISVSRNGFSPFRRFFRASLQSDSATEVAGLQLPADQSEIIFLGTGTSEGIPRVSCLTNPLKTCPVCSKAVEPGNKNKRLNTSILIRYPRASGTCNILIDAGKFFYHSALRWFPAFGIRAIDAVIITHSHADAIGGLDDLRDWTNNVQPSIPIYVPQRDFEVMKKTHYYLVDTSVVLPGAAVSEVQFNIIHEEPFVVHDLQFTPLPVWHGTGYRSLGFRFGNICYISDVSEIPEETYPLLKDCEILVLDALRPDRSSSTHFGLPRSLEEVRKIRPKRTLFTGMMHLMDHEKVNDYLLKLMETEGLDVQLSYDGLRLPVML, encoded by the exons ATGGTTCTATTTCTGGGCACAATTCGCCCTTCCCCTTCTCTATCCTGTTTTGCCCATTTCAGACGCCAAATCTCACTTAAAAGCTCTGCAATTTCAGTTTCCAGAAATGGGTTCTCTCCCTTTAGACGATTTTTTCGGGCTTCTCTTCAATCTG ATTCTGCAACTGAGGTTGCTGGATTGCAGTTACCTGCTGACCAATCTGAAATCATATTTTTGGGGACGGGAACTAGTGAAGGGATTCCACGTGTGAGCTGCCTTACAAATCCTTTAAAGACATGTCCG GTATGCTCAAAAGCTGTGGAACCgggtaataaaaataaaagacttaacACAAGCATCCTTATTCGTTATCCTAGGGCCTCTGGAACATGTAACATTCTCATAGATGCTGGAAA GTTTTTTTATCACAGTGCTCTTCGATGGTTTCCTGCCTTTGG GATAAGAGCGATTGATGCAGTTATTATTACTCATTCTCATGCTGATGCAATTGGAG GTCTTGACGATCTCCGTGATTGGACGAACAATGTCCAGCCCAGCATTCCAATTTATGTGCCCCAGCGTGATTTTGAG GTGATGAAGAAGACACATTATTACTTGGTGGATACAAGTGTCGTTTTACCTGGTGCTGCAGTCTCAGAAGTGCAATTCAATATCATACATGAGGAGCCATTTGTTGTACATGATTTGCAG TTTACCCCTTTACCAGTATGGCATGGAACTGGTTATCGTTCGCTTGGATTTCGTTTTGGTAATATATGTTACATTAG TGATGTTAGTGAGATACCTGAAGAAACTTATCCACTTCTGAAGGACTGTGAAATCCTGGttctg GACGCTTTGAGGCCGGATCGGTCTTCTTCAACACATTTTGGACTTCCTAGG TCTCTGGAGGAGGTACGGAAAATCCGACCAAAGAGAACACTTTTTACCG GTATGATGCATCTGATGGATCATGAAAAAGTGAATGATTATCTTTTGAAACTGATGGAGACAGAGGGTCTTGATGTACAACTGAGCTATGATGGACTTCGCCTACCAGTAATGCTCTAG